A single region of the Nicotiana sylvestris chromosome 6, ASM39365v2, whole genome shotgun sequence genome encodes:
- the LOC104226856 gene encoding kunitz trypsin inhibitor 5-like: protein MNILLLSFILLQYFAFSLANPSELVSAGPSPSPVLDTNGDKIRAGSNYFVLPVIRGRGGGLLPSNVKQNNSCPRDIIQNSNEVQEGLPVVFTPVDPKKGVIRLSTDLNVRFFTPTICARETIWKLGTYDEKLKQYFIVTGGVEGNPGPLTVSNWFKIEKLGTDYKFVFCPSVCTFCKVICKDVGIYNKDGVRFLALSDTPFRVMFKRTF, encoded by the coding sequence ATGAATATCCTTTTGCTCTCATTTATCCTTCTCCAATATTTTGCCTTTTCATTAGCCAATCCCTCAGAACTAGTTTCAGCTGGTCCATCACCATCTCCAGTTCTCGACACCAATGGCGACAAAATCCGAGCTGGTTCCAACTATTTCGTGCTGCCAGTGATCCGAGGAAGAGGCGGCGGGCTCTTACCTTCCAACGTTAAGCAAAACAATTCTTGTCCTAGGGACATTATTCAAAATTCCAATGAAGTCCAAGAAGGCTTGCCCGTGGTTTTCACCCCTGTGGACCCCAAAAAAGGTGTCATTCGTCTCTCCACTGACCTTAACGTTAGGTTTTTCACTCCAACTATTTGTGCTAGAGAAACTATTTGGAAACTTGGGACCTATGATGAGAAGTTGAAGCAATATTTCATAGTGACTGGTGGAGTTGAAGGAAACCCGGGACCTCTGACAGTGAGCAATTGGTTTAAGATTGAGAAACTTGGGACTGATTACAAGTTTGTGTTCTGCCCAAGCGTGTGCACATTTTGCAAGGTTATTTGCAAAGATGTTGGTATATACAATAAGGATGGAGTCAGGTTTTTGGCTCTCAGTGACACTCCCTTCAGGGTTATGTTCAAGAGGACTTTCTAA